In Streptomyces paludis, the genomic stretch CCGATACGGGACCCTGCCGGTAAACCCTAGCCGGAACAGCCGCGATGAGCCGCATCCGGATGGCCGGGCATGTCCCCGCGGGCGGCCTCACGGGGCGAGCCAGGAGCCGAGCGGCAGGTTCCTGACCACGGTGAAGACCAGGACCACCGCGCCGAGCGACCACCAGTACACCGGCTGCCGGGGAATCCCCGCGGGCAGCCCCCGGCGGGCCCGTAGGACCCAGACGACCCAGCCGACGGCGAAGACCGCGTAGCCGATGACGGCCAGCGCGTTGTCCCCGAGCGCGGCGGCGAGATCGCCGTGGGCGACGGCGTGCGCGCTGCGCAGCCCGCCGCAGGCGGGGCAGTAGAGACCGGTCAGGGCGAAGAGCGGGCAGACCGGATAGTGGCCGGATTCATTGGGGTCGACCAGTCCGACGTAGGTGAAGGCGGCGCCGATCCCGGCGAGGGTGGCCAGCGGCGCCAGAAGCCGGCGCGCGGTCCCCGGGGACGCGGGTTCGGTCATGACTTCGTTCACCCGGTGATTGTCGCCTGTGGAACGGAAAGACGCAGCCCGGTCTCACCGGACTGCGTCATCGCTGCCGCTGGACGAGTCATTCCGAAGTAGCGTCGTCCGCCCCTGGGCGCCGCCGGGCAGACGGGACTTCGGAATGACTCGTCCAGGCCCTTCCGGACCCGGTCAGACGGTCTGCGGCTGGGCCTCGCTCGTGACGCCGTGCGCGGCGGGCGCGGTGTGCGTACCGGCCAGCAGCTGGGCCTTGATGTCCTCGGAGCGCATGTTGACCTGCTTGTTGGCCGCCGCGTTCCGGGCCCGTACCAGCTCGGGCGACTCCTTCGGCATGCCCATGCCGGCCGCCTTCATGGCGAGGCCGACACCGCCGCCGAGCAGTATCACGACGAATCCGCCCACGACGCCGGGCACGTTGGCCGCCACCATGAAGACCCCCGAGATGCAGAAGCCGATGAAGGCGATGGTGACGCCGGTCCAGGCCGCCGGGGTGTGTCCGTGGCTGCTGCCCGCCATGAGTTGCTCCTCGTTGCTCTCGCGGTCGCTGTCGCGCTGGGTGAGTCGTGGGCTCACACGCTCACCGCTCATTCTCCCGCATGGCCCCCGGCGGACGGGCCGGGGGGTGGGTGTGAGAACGCTCTCCCGGCGACGGGACCCCGCGACCGGGCACGCGTGTCTTCCCGCCGATCACGTTCTGCCAGGGCAGAACGTGATCTCCCCCGGCCCGGCGGACCCCGGCGATCCTCGTCGGGCGGCCTTCGCCTCCGAAGCCGCGCTCCCGCCGACGCCGGCCGGCGTCGGCCCGCAGAGAGGATCGAACGTGACCCACACCACCGTCAGTACCCGTACCCGCAAGCGCCGTGTGGCCTCAGCGATCGGCGTGCTCGTGGCAGTGATCGGGATGACCGCGGGGACGGCGGGGATCGCGTCGGCCGCCGAAGCGCCGACGAGGACGTGCATCATCTCGGTCGGGTACGAGGGAAAGTGGATCAGTATCTCGTACAAGTGCTGAGCTGACGGGCCGAGCCAACGGGCGGGACCCCCCGGGTCAGTGCTCCCGGGTCGGGTCCTCGCCGCGGTCCAGGGCCTTCCACAGGTCCTCGGGCCGGTCCGGGTCCACGGTGGGTGTCTTGCGGTTCGCACCCCCCCGAGCCGCGGCGCCCGTTCCCTGGGCGGGGCGCTCGTAGCGGCCGGACATGCCGGGCCAGCGCTTGCCGTAGACCAGGGCCAGCAGGCCGGCGAGCAGGATCAGCACACTGCCCGCCGCCGTCACGTACGGCCAGGCCGTGTGGGAGAGCGCCTGGACGGTGGCGGCGGTGTCGCCGGTGGTCTTCGCCGCCATCTCGTTGAGCGCCGAGCGGTCCGACGCGCCGAGGAACGCGCTCAGCGCCGCGCCCGCGCCGCTCAGCGCGAGCAGCGCGGAGACCAGCAGCCGGCCCGCGCGGCGTACGGCGAAGACGGCGACCAGCGCGGCGAGCCCGACGACCGCGAGGGCCGCCGGGACCCCGGTGATGTCCCGGCCGTTGGCGTCCAGCGGTACGGAACCGCCGCCGACGGCGGCCGTCCCGCCGGCCCAGGTCTGGCCGGAGGCGATCAGCACCACGGCGGCGCCGGCCGCGCCGAGGAGCAGCGCGGCGGCCAGGCTGCGGCGGCCACCGCTCCCGCCGTCACGGTCGCCGTCACGATCGCGGTCGCGGTCACGGCCCGCCCGCGAGCGGGAGGAGGCGGAGGAGGTGGCCGCCGGACCGGCGGCACGGGGCTGGGGTACGGGAACGGCAGTCACGTACCCACTATCCCCTACCGCCTCACCCGGTGTGGAGGCGGTTCGCGGTATGCACCGCCCGCAGCACCGCCGCCGCCTTGTTCCGGCACTCGGTGTCCTCGGAGACCGGATCGGAGTCCGCGACGACCCCGGCACCCGCCTGCACATACGCCGTCCCGTCCCGCAGCAGCGCGGTCCGGATGGCGATCGCCGTGTCCGAGTCCCCGGCGAAGTCGAGATAGCCGACACAGCCGCCGTACAGCCCGCGCCGGGTCGGCTCCAGCTCGTCGATGATCTGGAGGGCGCGCGGCTTGGGCGCCCCGGAGAGCGTGCCCGCCGGGAAGCAGGCGGTCAGCACGTCGAAGGCGGTACGGCCCTCCGCCACCTTGCCCGTCACCGTCGACACGATGTGCATGACATGCGAGTACCGCTCGACGGACATGAAGTCCACGACCTCGACACTGCCCGGTTCGCAGACCCGCCCCAGGTCGTTGCGGCCGAGATCGACCAGCATCAGGTGCTCGGCGCGCTCCTTCGGGTCCGCGAGGAGTTCGTCGGCGAGCGCCTGGTCCTCCTGCGGTGTGGCGCCCCGGTGCCGGGTGCCGGCGATCGGGTGCACCATCGCGCGCCCGTCCTCGACCTTGACGAGCGCCTCCGGGCTGGAGCCCACGACATCGAAGCCGTCGAAGCGGAAGAGGTACATGTACGGGGACGGGTTGGTGGCCCGCAGCACCCGGTAGACATCCAGCGCGCTCGCCTTGACGGGAGTCTCGAAGCGCTGCGAGGGGACGACCTGGAACGCCTCGCCCGCCCTGATCCGCTCCTTGATGTCCTCGACGGCGTCCTGGTACGCGGCGCCGCCCCACAGCGCGGTGTACGCGGGCAGCTCGGACTCGGGCAGCGCGGCGGGCGAGGAGTGCACCGGCCGGTCGAGGTCGGCGGCCATGGCGTCGAGCCGGGCGACGGCGTCGGCGTACGCCTCGTCCACACCGGTGGCGAGATCGTTGTGGTTGATCGCGTTGGCGATCAGCAGGACCGAGCCGTCCCAGTGGTCGAGCACGGCGAGGTCCGAGGTGAGCAGCATGGTCAGCTCGGGGATGCCCAGGTCGTCCCGGGCGTGGTCGCCGACCTTCTCCAGGCGCCGCACGATGTCGTACCCGAGGTAGCCGACCATGCCGCCGGTGAAGGGCGGCAGGCCCTCGGCGCCGGCCAGGTCGTGCGGGGTGTGCAGGGCCTCCACGGTGGCGCGCAGGGCGGCCAGCGGGTCGCCGTCAAGGGGGACGCCGACGGGCGGGGTGCCCAGCCAGTGGGCCCGGCCGTCGCGCTCGGTCAGGGTGGCGGCGGACCGTACCCCGACGAAGGAGTAGCGGGACCAGGAGCGGCCGTTCTCGGCGGACTCCAGCAGAAAGGTGCCGGGGCGTTCGGCGGCGAGTTTGCGGTACAGGCCGACCGGGGTGTCCCCGTCCGCGAGGAGTCGGCGGCCGACGGGGATGACACGGCGGTCGGCCGCCAGCCGGCGGAAGGTCTCAAGATCCATGGCGGCTGACCCTACTGCGCGATCGGGAGGACGTCGGCGTCGAAGCAGGTACGGGCGCCGGTGTGGCAGGCCGCGCCGACCTGGTCGACCCGGACGAGGACCGTGTCGGCGTCGCAGTCCAGCGCGACGGACTTGACGTGCTGGACATGGCCGGAGGTGTCGCCCTTGACCCAGTACTCCCGGCGGCTGCGCGACCAGTAGGTGCAGCGGCCGGTGGTCAGGGTGCGGTGCAGCGCCTCGTCGTCCATCCAGCCGAGCATCAGTACCTCGCCCGTGTCGTACTGCTGGGCGATGGCGGGGATCAGCCCGTCGGCGCTGCGCTTGAGCCGGGCGGCGATGGCGGGGTCGAGCCCACCGGTCATGCTGGTCATACGGACATTGTGCCGCGCCCGGGGTGCCTCCCGGGCCGGGGTCCACTGGGCGGACGCGGTGCGGGCGCCGTACGCTGGAGCACATGTCGACCCATGCGAAGCGTGAACGGCTCCTGCTCGCCGATCTGTTGGAGGCGGTGGGTCCCGATGCGCCGACGCTCTGCGACGGCTGGCTGGCGCGGGATCTCGCGGCCCATGTGGTGGTGCGCGAGCGCCGCCCCGACGCGGCGGGCGGCACCCTGGTGCCCGCGCTGCGGAGCAGGCTGGAACGGGTGCAGGCCGAGTTCGTGGCGAAGCCGTACGACGAACTGCTCCAGCTGATCCGTACGGGCCCGCCGAAGATGTCCCCGTTCAGCATCAAGCAGCTGGACGAGGCGGCCAACACGGTCGAGTTCTACATCCACGCCGAGGACGTCCGGCGGGCGCAGCCCGACTGGACGCCGCGCGAGCTGGACCGGGTCTTCGCGGACACCCTGTGGGCGCGGCTGGAGAAGGGCGGCCGGGTGATGGGCCGCAAGGCCCCGGTGGGGCTGGTGCTGCGCCGTCCGGACGGCCAGACGGCGGTCGCCCACCGCGGCACCCCGGTGGTGACGGTGACCGGCGAGCCGAGCGAGCTGCTGCTCTTCGCGTTCGGCCGGCAGGCGGTGGCGGATGTGCGGCTGGAGGGCGACGAGGCCGCGGTCACGGCCGTACGGGAAGCGAAGCTGGGCCTCACATAAGGGGCTGAGGGACGGATACGTCGTACGTCGCCGGTGGCGGAGGGTCCGCCACCGGCGACGCGCGTTCAGCGGGTCACGAAGGTGTCCAGGGGGGCGGTCAGGAGGTGTGCGGGCAGTTGCCCCGGTACTCCGCGATCACGGTGCTCGGCTGGGGCAGCGGGCAGAGGAACTGCTCGTAGCGGGTGTCCCCGTCGATGAACCGCTTCAGCCAGGAGACGCTGTACTTCGCGATGGTGGTGTTCGCGCTGGTCGGTGTGTTGTGGACAGCGCCCTTCAGCTCCAGATACGCCTTGTCGAGGGTGCCGGGCAGGGACTCGTAGAACGGTTCGGAGTGTGAGGCGACGGGCGCGGTGGTGTCACCGTCGGCCCCGACCACCAGGGTGGGGGTACGGACCGCGGACCAGTTCTTGGTGAGGTTCCAGCCGGTCAGCGGGATGGCCGCCTTCAGCGAGGTGCGGCTCCTGGCGGCCTCCAGGCTGCCGCCGCCGCCCATCGAGTGGCCCATGACCCCGAGCCGCGCGCTGTCGATCCGGCCGCGCACGGCCGAACTCCCCGTCAGATAGTCGAGCGCGGCGAGGAGTTGACGCCCCCGGCTGTCGGGCGCGTCGAGAATGGTGGTGGTGTCGATGGTGATGACGACAAAGCCCTGGGAGGCGAGGCGCGGCCCGTACCAGGCGACGCTGGACTGGCTGGCGGTGAAGCCCGGGGAGATGGCCACGGCGCCGAAGGTGCCGTCGGCGGTGCTGGTCGGGTAGTAGATGGTGCCGCCGCCGAACCCGCTGACGCTCGCGCGCGCCACCGTGAGCTGGGAGACGGCGTACGGTCCGGTGGCCGCCTCGATACTGGCGACGGTCGGCGCGGGCCCGCGCTCGTACGGGTTGTCGGCGGCCTGGGCGGCCGGCGCGGTGGGGATCAGCGCGGCGAAGAGAGCGCCGGTGGTGAGGGCGGCGGCCCAGAATCCGCGGACCATGGGGGTACGGAGGGGGGCCGGGGTGCCGGCCGGCGAGGAGTGCCGTTGCACGATGGGGGGATCCTCTCGGTCGTGACGGAGCCACGCCGGAGGCCGTACGGGTGCACCGGGGTGGCGACCGCCAGATGACTGGCAGTCTCCATATCCCCGGTACGGCCGGTGCGGAAGCGTCCCAGGGCGCACCGGAGTTGACGGCGCGCGGACAACTTTCAGCGCACCGGATGCCCCGTCACTTCGAGCACGCCCTTGACGTCCGAGATCCGCAGCTTCCCGAAGTGGAAGACGGACGCGGCCAGTACGGCGTCGGCGCCCGCGTCGATCGCCTGGGGGAAGTGCTCCAGGGTGCCCGCGCCGCCGGAGGCGATCAGCGGTACGGAGACATGCTTGCGCACGATCTCGATCATCACGGTGTCGTAGCCGTACTCCGTGCCGTCGGCGTCCATCGAGTTGAGCAGGATCTCGCCCGCGCCCAGCTCCGCCGCCTCGTGCGCCCACTCGACGGCGTCGATGCCGGTGCCCCGCCGGCCGCCGTGCGTGGTGACCTCGAAGGAGCCGTCCGGCCTGCGCCGCGCGTCGACGGAGAGCACCAGCACCTGCCGTCCGAACCGCTCGGCGATCTCCCGGATCAGCTCGGGCCGGGCGATGGCGGCGGTGTTGACACCGACCTTGTCCGCACCGGCCCGCAGCAGCTTGTCCACGTCGTCGGCGGTACGGACCCCGCCGCCGACGGTCAGCGGGATGAAGACCTGCTCGGCGGTGCGCCGCACCACGTCGTACGTGGTCTCGCGGTTGCCGGAGGAGGCGGTGATGTCGAGGAACGTCAGCTCGTCGGCGCCCTCCGCGTCGTACAGCTTGGCCATCTCGACGGGGTCACCGGCGTCCCGCAGATTCTGGAAGTTGACGCCCTTCACGACGCGGCCGTTGTCCACGTCCAGGCACGGGATGACCCGTACGGCCAGCGTCATACGGAGCCTCCCCGGTATGCCTCGACCTCGACCTCGACCACCAGGCTGGGGTCGATGAAGCCGGAGACGACGATCATCGAGGCGGCCGGCCGGGCCTCGTCGAACAGTTCCTTGTGGGCGCGGCCCACGTCGTCCGCGTCGCGGACATGCGTGATGTACATGCGCGTACGGACCACGTCCGCCGCGCCGAGCCCCAGCTCGCCGAGCGCCTTGAGGGCGACACCGAACGCGGTGACGGCCTGTTCGTACGGTCCGCCCTCGGCGATCCGGCCGTCGACAACCGAGGTGCAGCCGGCCACCAGGACCAGGCCGTTGGGCAGTTCCACCGCGCGGGAGTAGCCGATGGCCTCTTCCCAGGGGCCGCCGGACGAGATCCGCCGTACCACCGCGTCACTCACCGGCCACCGCCGCCAGCGCCTCTTCGAGCGTGAACGCCTTCGCGTACAGCGCCTTGCCGACGATGGCGCCCTCGACGCCCTCGGGCACCAGGGCGGAGATCGCGCGCAGGTCGTCCAGCGAGGAGACCCCGCCGGAGGCGACGACGGGCTTGTCGGTGGCGGCGCAGACGTTGCGGAGGAGTTCCAGGTTGGGGCCCTGGAGGGTGCCGTCCTTGGCGATGTCCGTGACGACGTAGCGCGCGCAGCCCTCGGAGTCGAGCCGGGCCAGCGTCTCGTAGAGGTCGCCGCCGTCGCGGGTCCAGCCGCGCCCGCGCAGGGTCGTGCCGCGGACGTCGAGACCGACGGCGATCTTGTCGCCGTGCTCCGCGATGATCTTGGCGACCCACTCGGGGGTCTCCAGCGCGGCCGTACCGAGGTTGACGCGGGTGCAGCCGGTGGCGAGGGCGGCGGCGAGCGTGTCGTCGTCGCGGATACCGCCGGACAGCTCGACCTTGATGTCCATCGCGGCGGCGACCTCGGCGATCAGCCGCCGGTTGTCGCCGGTGCCGAAGGCGGCGTCGAGGTCGACGAGGTGCAGCCACTCGGCGCCGGAGCGCTGCCAGGCGAGCGCGGCTTCGAGGGGGGAGCCGTACGACGTCTCCGAACCGGACTCGCCGTGCACGAGCCGTACGGCCTGGCCGTCCCGGACGTCGACGGCGGGCAGCAGTTCAAGCTTCATCAGAGGGTTCCGATCCAGTTGGTCAGCAGCTGGGCGCCGGCGTCGCCGGACTTCTCGGGGTGGAACTGGGTGGCCCACAGCGCGCCGTTCTCCACGGCGGCCACGAACGGCTCGCCGTGGGTGGCCCAGGTGACCCTGGGGGCGCGGATCTTGGGGTTGGTGACCTCCAGGTCCCACTTCCGCACGGCGTAGGAGTGCACGAAGTAGAAGCGGGCGCCGGCGTCGAGTCCGGCGAACAGCTCGCTGTTCCCGGGCGCCTCGACGGTGTTCCAGCCCATGTGGGGAATGATCGGGGCGTCGAGCGGCTCGACCGTACCGGGCCACTCGTCGAGCCCTTCCGTCTCCACCCCGTGCTCGATGCCGCGCTCGAAGAGGATCTGCATGCCGACGCAGATTCCCATCACCGGCCGGCCGCCGGCCAGTCGGCGCCCGATGATCCACTCACCGCGCGCGTCCTTCAGCCCCTTCATACAGGCGGCGAAGGCACCGACGCCGGGCACGAGCAGCCCGTCGGCGTTCATCGCCCGGTCGAAGTCGCGGGTGATCTCCACCTCGGCACCGGCCCGGGCGAGGGCGCGCTCGGCCGAGCGGACGTTGCCGAAGCCGTAGTCGAAGACAACAACGCTCTTGGCGCTCATTCCCAGATCCCTTGAACGCGCAGCACACCGGCGACCAGGCAGAGCGCGGAGCAGAGACCCAGCAGCACGATCACCCCCGTGGGCAGCTTCTGCTTGTGGAAGGAGTACACACCGCCAGCGAGGAAGAGCCCCACCACGATCAGAACGGTGGAAAGCCCGGTCACTGTGTCTCCTCGTTCGCTTCTCCGCCCACGCGGCGCAGAGGCTCGGGCATCAGATCGATCCGCGGCCCGGCGGCCGCGCGTGCGACGCTCACAGAGCGCCCTTCGTAGAGGGAAGAATCCCTACCGCCCGCGGGTCCCGCTCGGAGGCGTAGCGCAGCGCCCGCGCCAGCGCCTTGAACTGGCACTCCACGATGTGGTGCGCGTTGCGCCCGTACGGCACGTGGACGTGCAGGGCGATCTGGGCCTGGGCGACGAAGGACTCCAGGATGTGCCGGGTCATCGTCGTGTCGTACTCGCCGATCATCGGCGCCATGTTCTCGGGCTCGGTGTGCACGAGGTACGGGCGTCCCGACAGGTCCACCGTGACCTGGGCGAGCGACTCGTCCAGCGGGACGGTGCAGTTGCCGAAGCGGTAGATGCCCACCTTGTCGCCGAGGGCCTGCTTGAAGGCGGCGCCGAGGGCGAGGGCGGTGTCCTCGATGGTGTGGTGCGAGTCGATGTGGAGGTCGCCCTCGGTCTTCACCGTGAGGTCGAACAGCCCGTGCCGGCCGAGCTGGTCGAGCATGTGGTCGTAGAAGCCGACCCCGGTCGACACGTCGACCTTCCCCGTGCCGTCGAGATCGATCTCGACGACGACGGACGTTTCCTTCGTACTGCGTTCCACACGGCCGATCCGGCTCATGCGCCGCTCTCCTTCTTCAGTTCGCGTACCGCGTCGAGGAACGTGTCGTTCTCGGCGGGGGTGCCCGCGGTGACCCGCAGCCATCCCGGTACGCCGTTGTCACGGATGAGGACACCCCGGTCGAGGATCCGCCGCCATGCCGCGTGGGAGTCCTCGAAGCGGCCGAACTGCACGAAGTTGGCGTCCGAGTCGGTGACCTCGAAGTCCAGGGCGCGCAGCTCGGTCACCAGCCGGTCCCGCTCGGCCTTGAGGGTCTCGACATACCCGAGCAGCGTATCGGTGTGCTCCAGCGCGGCGAGCGCGGTGGCCTGGGTGACGGCGGACAGGTGGTACGGCAGCCGTACGAGCTGGACGGCGTCGACCACGGCGGGGTGGGCGGCGAGATAGCCGAGGCGCAGCCCGGCGGCGCCGAACGCCTTGGACATGGTGCGGGAGACGACCAGGTGGGGCCGGCCCTCGATGAGCGGCAGCAGCGATTCCCGGTGGCTGAACTCGACATACGCCTCGTCCACGACGACCAGCGAGGGCTTCGCGGCCTGCGCGGCCTCGTACAGGGCGAGGACGGCCTCGGCGCCGACGGCGGTGCCGGTGGGGTTGTTGGGCGAGGTGATGAAGACGACGTCGGGCCGGTGTTCGGCGATGGCGGCGACAGCGGCGGGGACGTCGATGGTGAAGTCGGCGTTGCGCGGGCCGGAGAGCCAGCCGGTGCCGGTGCCGCGCGCGATGAGGCCGTGCATCGAGTACGACGGCTCGAAGCCGATGGCGGTACGGCCGGGGCCGCCGAAGGTCTGGAGCAGCTGCTGGATGACCTCGTTGGACCCGTTGGCGGCCCAGACGTGGGACGCGGTGACCGGGTGGTGACCGGTCTTCGTCAGATACGCGGCCAGCTCCGTGCGCAGCTCCACGGCGTCCCGGTCGGGGTACCGGTTGAGCCCGCGGGCGGCCTCGCGGACGCGCTCGGCGATGCGCTCGACCAGCGCCTCGGGCAGCGGGTAGGGGTTCTCGTTGGTGTTGAGCTGCACGGGGACGTCCAGCTGGGGGGCGCCGTACGGGGTCTTGCCGCGCAGCTCGTCCCGTACGGGCAGATCGTCGATTCCGAACGTCACTTTCCGGGCACCTTCCATGCAAACCTTGCCTTGATCGCCGCGCCGTGCGCGGGCAGGTCCTCCGCCTCCGCGAGCGTCACCACATGGTGGGCGACCTCCGCGAGCGCTTCCTCGCTGTAGTCGACGATGTGGATGCCGCGCAGGAAGGACTGGACGGAGAGCCCCGAGGAGTGGCAGGCGCAACCGCCGGTCGGCAGGACGTGGTTGGAACCGGCGCAATAGTCACCGAGCGAGACGGGGGCGTACGGGCCGACGAAGACGGCGCCCGCGTTGCGTACGCGGGTGGCGAGCGCGGCGGCGTCGGCGGTCTGGATCTCCAGGTGTTCGGCGCCGTAGGCGTTGACGACCCGCAGGCCGTCCTCGACGGAGTCGACCAGCACGACGGCGGACTGCCGGCCGCCGAGGGCGGGGAGCACCCGGTCCTCGATGTGCTTGGTGGCCGCGACCTGGGGCTCCAGCTCCTTGTCGACGGCGTCGGCCAGCTCCACCGAGTCGGTGACGAGGACGGCGGCGGCGAGCGGGTCGTGCTCGGCCTGGCTGATCAGGTCGGCGGCGACATGCACCGGGTCGGCGGTGGCGTCGGCGAGGACGGCGATCTCGGTGGGGCCGGCCTCGGCGTCGATGCCGATGCGGCCGGTGAAGTAGCGCTTGGCGGCGGCGACCCAGATGTTGCCGGGGCCGGTGACCATGTTCACCGGCGGGCACTCCTCCGTGCCGTACGCGAACATCGCGACGGCGGAGGCGCCGCCCGCCGCGTACACCTCGTCGATCCCGAGCAGCGCGCAGGCGGCCAGGATCGTGGGGTGCGGCAGTCCGTCGAACTCCCGCTGCGCGGGCGAGGCCAGGGCGATCGACTCGACGCCCGCCTCCTGCGCCGGCACCACGTTCATGATCACGGAGGACGGGTAGACGGACCGGCCGCCGGGCGCGTACAGCCCCACCCGCTCGACCGGCACCCACTTCTCGGTGACCGTGCCGCCGGGCACGACCCGGGTGGTGTGCTCGCTCCGGCGCTGGGCGCGGTGCACGAGCCGGGCGCGCCGGATCGACTCCTCCAGCGCGGCCCGTACGTCGGGGTCGAGCGCGTCCAGGGCCGCCGCGAGGGCGGGTACCGGGACGCGGATCCGCTCCAGGGTCACACCGTCGAACTTCTCGGCCGACTCGATCAGCGCCGCCGTACCCCGATGATGGACGTCCTCGCAGAGCGGCCGGACCTTCTCCAGGGCGGCTTCGACGTCGAACTCGGCTCGGGGCAGCAGGTCACGCAGGGCGCGGCCCTCGGGGAGGGCCTCGCCGCGCAGATCGATTCGTGAGATCACGGGGTCAATTCTCGCAGACCGGGCCGGGCGGCCGGACGGCGTATCACTGGCTGATACACACGAACGCGCGCGAACACCCGTCACTCCACGCGTTCAGGGCGTCACTCAGCGGGCACAACGTGTGTACGGAACAACTGCCCTCAGTTGTACGGACCGGCTGTCATCAGTTGTTCGGACCATCTGTACGCACACGGGGAAGCGGAGGCGCGGCAGTGACCGAGCCGCAGTACGACGAATCTCCCGACTGGCTCAGCGCGGCGGAACTCGGCATGTGGCAGTCGTTCCGCAACGGCAGTACGTACGACCTGAGCACGTCGGACCCCCTGCTCGACGATCCCTTCGCGCCGCGCTCCTGGGGCACGGACCGCAGCGTGCGCGCGCGGGTGGCCGCCCTGCTGCTGCTGAGCGGCCCCGCCGCGCTGCCCGGCCGGGTCGCGGCGCTCAAGCTGCGCGGCGTCCAGATCACCGGCACGCTCAACCTCGCGGGCGGCACGGTCGCGCCGTATGTGGAGCTGATCAACTGCCGGTTCGAGAACGAGGTGGTGCTGCCCGAGTCACACTTCACCACCCTGCGCATGGTGCGCTGCGCGATCCCCCGGCTGGAGGCGGCCCGGCTGCACACCGAGGGCGATCTGCATCTGCCCCGCTGCCGGGTCGAGCGGGGCATCCGGCTGACCGACGCGCGGATCGGCACGGATCTGCTGATCAGCGAGATCAACGTACGGCCCGACCGGCTCGGCCGGGCGATCACCGCCGACGGGATGGTCGTCGGGCAGGATCTCCAGGCCGACCGGATCGAGACGTACGGCGAGGTCAGCCTGCGTGGCGCAAAGGTCGGTGTCTCGTTCAGCCTGCGCGGCAGCCGGCTGCGCGCGGCGGAGGAGAAGCGCGCGCTGAACGCCCCGCAGCTCACGGTGGAGCGCTCGCTCCATCTGACGGGCGTGTGGGTGAACGACGAGACCGGCGGCCCCGGCATCACACCCCCGCACGGCATCGGCGCCGGCCCGCTGCTCGGCGACCGGCTCCAGCGCTTCGAGTGCCGGGGCGGGGTCCGGCTGGACGACGGCCGGTTCGGGGACGCGGTCGACGTGGACCAGGCGCGGTTCTTCATGACGCCCTCGGAGGAGCTGTCGCTGCGCCGGATCACCACCCCCGAACTCCGGTTCACCTGCGACCACATCGAGGAGGGCCGGGTCGTGCTGAGCGGTGCGCGGATCGTCACCCTGGTGGACATGTCGACGAGCTGGCCGGGCCCCGGCGGGCTGGGCATGAGCGGATTCGCGTACG encodes the following:
- the hisH gene encoding imidazole glycerol phosphate synthase subunit HisH; translated protein: MSAKSVVVFDYGFGNVRSAERALARAGAEVEITRDFDRAMNADGLLVPGVGAFAACMKGLKDARGEWIIGRRLAGGRPVMGICVGMQILFERGIEHGVETEGLDEWPGTVEPLDAPIIPHMGWNTVEAPGNSELFAGLDAGARFYFVHSYAVRKWDLEVTNPKIRAPRVTWATHGEPFVAAVENGALWATQFHPEKSGDAGAQLLTNWIGTL
- the hisB gene encoding imidazoleglycerol-phosphate dehydratase HisB: MSRIGRVERSTKETSVVVEIDLDGTGKVDVSTGVGFYDHMLDQLGRHGLFDLTVKTEGDLHIDSHHTIEDTALALGAAFKQALGDKVGIYRFGNCTVPLDESLAQVTVDLSGRPYLVHTEPENMAPMIGEYDTTMTRHILESFVAQAQIALHVHVPYGRNAHHIVECQFKALARALRYASERDPRAVGILPSTKGAL
- a CDS encoding histidinol-phosphate transaminase, which translates into the protein MTFGIDDLPVRDELRGKTPYGAPQLDVPVQLNTNENPYPLPEALVERIAERVREAARGLNRYPDRDAVELRTELAAYLTKTGHHPVTASHVWAANGSNEVIQQLLQTFGGPGRTAIGFEPSYSMHGLIARGTGTGWLSGPRNADFTIDVPAAVAAIAEHRPDVVFITSPNNPTGTAVGAEAVLALYEAAQAAKPSLVVVDEAYVEFSHRESLLPLIEGRPHLVVSRTMSKAFGAAGLRLGYLAAHPAVVDAVQLVRLPYHLSAVTQATALAALEHTDTLLGYVETLKAERDRLVTELRALDFEVTDSDANFVQFGRFEDSHAAWRRILDRGVLIRDNGVPGWLRVTAGTPAENDTFLDAVRELKKESGA
- the hisD gene encoding histidinol dehydrogenase, producing MISRIDLRGEALPEGRALRDLLPRAEFDVEAALEKVRPLCEDVHHRGTAALIESAEKFDGVTLERIRVPVPALAAALDALDPDVRAALEESIRRARLVHRAQRRSEHTTRVVPGGTVTEKWVPVERVGLYAPGGRSVYPSSVIMNVVPAQEAGVESIALASPAQREFDGLPHPTILAACALLGIDEVYAAGGASAVAMFAYGTEECPPVNMVTGPGNIWVAAAKRYFTGRIGIDAEAGPTEIAVLADATADPVHVAADLISQAEHDPLAAAVLVTDSVELADAVDKELEPQVAATKHIEDRVLPALGGRQSAVVLVDSVEDGLRVVNAYGAEHLEIQTADAAALATRVRNAGAVFVGPYAPVSLGDYCAGSNHVLPTGGCACHSSGLSVQSFLRGIHIVDYSEEALAEVAHHVVTLAEAEDLPAHGAAIKARFAWKVPGK
- a CDS encoding oxidoreductase, translating into MTEPQYDESPDWLSAAELGMWQSFRNGSTYDLSTSDPLLDDPFAPRSWGTDRSVRARVAALLLLSGPAALPGRVAALKLRGVQITGTLNLAGGTVAPYVELINCRFENEVVLPESHFTTLRMVRCAIPRLEAARLHTEGDLHLPRCRVERGIRLTDARIGTDLLISEINVRPDRLGRAITADGMVVGQDLQADRIETYGEVSLRGAKVGVSFSLRGSRLRAAEEKRALNAPQLTVERSLHLTGVWVNDETGGPGITPPHGIGAGPLLGDRLQRFECRGGVRLDDGRFGDAVDVDQARFFMTPSEELSLRRITTPELRFTCDHIEEGRVVLSGARIVTLVDMSTSWPGPGGLGMSGFAYENLVPFGHFPLIRRLEWLAAATPEYSPEPYERLAQVLRHTGEDADAREVLLAKHRRRRETLPLAGKLWGFLQDWTVAYGYRPGRAALWMAVLWGASTLTFAHNAPPALRPDEHPAWNPALYSLDLLIPVIDFGQDGYWLVSGGWQWTAAALTVLGWILATTVATGATRLLRRG